In Irregularibacter muris, a single window of DNA contains:
- a CDS encoding DUF4364 family protein yields MIFDSDNLAENKLLVLYVLDQMKLPLSSGQINQIVLENSSINYFALQQYIDDLFQSKLVSKNHSQGKSYYSLTKQGKEILELFFKRLPENWCKEVNQYISEHRNSVLNESRLIASYTKKGDEEFWVQLKILENESVLMDLSISVASNQQAKDIVNNWKRHGEKIYGPIIQSLIKDYSK; encoded by the coding sequence GTGATATTTGACTCCGACAATTTAGCTGAAAATAAATTATTGGTACTCTATGTATTAGATCAAATGAAGTTACCTTTATCCAGTGGCCAAATTAACCAAATTGTATTAGAAAATTCTTCCATTAATTACTTTGCATTGCAACAATATATTGATGATTTGTTTCAAAGTAAACTGGTAAGTAAAAATCATTCTCAAGGCAAATCCTACTATAGTTTGACAAAACAGGGTAAAGAAATTCTAGAATTATTTTTCAAACGTCTTCCTGAGAATTGGTGCAAGGAAGTCAATCAATACATATCAGAACATCGTAATTCTGTTCTTAATGAAAGTCGTCTTATTGCCTCTTATACAAAAAAAGGTGATGAAGAGTTTTGGGTACAATTAAAAATTTTAGAAAATGAAAGTGTTTTAATGGATCTGTCCATTAGTGTTGCTTCTAATCAACAAGCTAAAGATATTGTGAACAATTGGAAAAGACATGGGGAAAAGATCTACGGTCCTATTATCCAATCCTTGATTAAAGATTATTCTAAGTAA
- a CDS encoding putative polysaccharide biosynthesis protein, translated as MKNQGFILSTLLLTIVNVLVRILGFLYRIILVRLIGAEGLGLFELVNPIIMLIFTLVGSGVPVAVIRLTSQAVARERESDGFKAVEYILFVMIGISLLFWIGLVVLTPLISKNILGDSRLSTPLYIFGPTILFASLAAVFRGYFYGTKNVIPPALSQLTEQFIRMSIVFALLKLLYPINPIMAVSVSMTGTVIGEMMGMSLLAFLFNKTKTNGPPASKTSKLSFRKTLGSFFTIAIPITVSRIVNSILRVITSIIIPIRLMISGLDKSTALSYFGKVNGMAMPLLFLPFTFTSALVMNLVPRISESMEKSNGSLLHYYIDKALHIAFVVAIPVCGMFLVFSDEIFLLLYDEGSGIYLAQLSIVVLFLCLYQITSSIMQGMGKEFISTIFYVGGMFLQLVLTYILVAQPDYQITGYILSTIISFFIISFLNFSYVLYYTKTKFKFSKWVITPTFATLCSLIFAIFSGQLLESYLNKSLSVLLSLIFMVIIYLGILYFTKNLRDIFKKVDEKR; from the coding sequence ATGAAAAATCAAGGTTTCATACTTTCTACTCTTTTACTTACTATTGTAAATGTTTTGGTGCGAATTTTGGGATTTTTATACCGCATTATTCTAGTAAGATTGATTGGTGCCGAGGGTTTAGGATTATTTGAATTGGTCAATCCTATTATTATGTTGATATTTACTTTGGTGGGCTCTGGTGTTCCTGTTGCCGTCATCAGACTGACCTCTCAAGCTGTAGCTAGAGAAAGAGAATCCGATGGTTTTAAGGCCGTGGAATATATTCTCTTTGTTATGATAGGGATTTCTCTATTGTTTTGGATAGGTTTGGTTGTTTTGACGCCATTGATATCCAAAAACATATTAGGAGATAGTCGTCTGTCCACTCCATTGTATATCTTTGGTCCTACCATATTATTTGCCTCTTTAGCGGCTGTGTTTAGAGGGTATTTCTATGGAACAAAAAATGTTATCCCTCCTGCCCTTAGCCAATTAACAGAACAATTTATAAGAATGTCCATTGTTTTTGCTCTTTTAAAGCTTCTATATCCTATCAATCCTATTATGGCTGTCTCTGTTTCCATGACTGGTACTGTGATAGGAGAAATGATGGGAATGTCTTTGCTTGCTTTTCTATTTAATAAAACCAAAACCAATGGGCCACCAGCTTCTAAAACCAGCAAGTTATCCTTTAGGAAAACCTTGGGAAGTTTTTTTACCATTGCTATTCCTATTACTGTTTCGAGAATAGTAAATTCCATATTAAGGGTAATAACATCTATTATCATTCCCATAAGGCTAATGATATCTGGTTTGGATAAGTCTACTGCTCTTTCTTATTTTGGGAAAGTCAATGGTATGGCTATGCCTTTATTGTTTTTACCCTTTACTTTTACTTCTGCCTTAGTGATGAATCTTGTCCCTAGAATATCTGAATCCATGGAAAAGTCCAATGGGTCTTTGCTTCACTATTATATTGATAAGGCCCTTCACATTGCCTTTGTGGTGGCCATACCTGTATGTGGAATGTTTTTAGTGTTTTCCGATGAAATATTTCTTTTACTCTATGATGAAGGGTCAGGAATATATTTAGCCCAGCTTTCTATTGTTGTATTATTTTTATGTTTATACCAGATTACCAGCTCTATTATGCAAGGTATGGGCAAAGAATTTATATCTACTATCTTCTATGTAGGAGGAATGTTTTTACAATTGGTTTTAACCTATATTTTGGTAGCTCAGCCCGACTATCAGATTACAGGATATATTTTATCTACTATTATATCATTCTTTATTATTTCATTCCTTAATTTTTCCTATGTTCTTTACTATACAAAAACAAAGTTTAAATTTTCTAAATGGGTCATTACACCCACCTTTGCAACTCTATGTTCTCTAATTTTTGCAATTTTCTCTGGACAATTGCTAGAAAGTTATTTGAATAAATCTCTTTCGGTATTGCTATCTCTAATATTCATGGTAATAATCTATCTGGGCATTCTCTATTTTACAAAAAATCTAAGGGATATATTTAAAAAAGTAGATGAAAAAAGGTAA